In Deltaproteobacteria bacterium, the genomic stretch GACGTGCTGGCCCAGCGACTCGCCCCCGGACAGCACGTCACCGTCCGCGGTATACAGCGAAGCCATGTAGTCGTGCTGCTGCGTGGTGTTGACCGTGCCGCCCACCCTTTCGAGCGTGATGCCCATCTCCCGGGCGATCTGATGAAGCCGGTGCGACAAGATCTCCATGGTGATGGGATCGACGACGCCGTTTGTGGTCATGGTTGCCTCCCAGAGTTCCCTTACCACTACATAACGCTATCCGGAGACAAGACGCTAGCCCAAATGGATCACGACGTTGCGGAACGCGTCCATCTCCGCGCGGTCGTTCGGGTTCACCACGATGGTGGTCACCGGCGTCTCGATGACAGCCGGTCCGGCGATGCTCATGCCCGGCCGCAACCGTCCGAAATCATAGATATCCGTGGCGGTGAAGTCTTCGTATTCCTCGAAGTACACGTCCCGCCGCTCCTTGCGAGCCTCCCGGACGTCGCCCGGCTCGAGCGACATCTTGTGAACGGCCGGTCTCGCCAGCTTTCCAACGGCGGTGACTCGGAGCGAGAGCATCTCCCTGCCGGCTTCCGGATAGCCGGACCCTTTTCCGTACGACTGCTCGTACAACTCGTCGAAGCGGTCGCAGAGCTGCTCCAGATCGGCCTCCCGCAACGGCCCCGTCCCCGGAACCGGAACGTTGATCTCGTTGACCTGATAGCGGTAGCGCATGTCGACGCTCCGGAGAATCACCGTGTCCTCCGGCGCGAAACCGGCATTGGACAGGTCTTCGGCGGCGCGGGCACAGAGCTTGTCGAAGCCTCCGTTGAGTCGCGCCGGGTCCAGTGGAACCACCGCGTGGTCGGACATGCCGTACTCGTAGGTAACGTCCGCGGAGATCAGCCCGGTCGCCGCATGGACCGAAGCCGTCAGTGGAATCACCACCTTGCGGACCCCGAGCTGGGCGGCGCAACGAGCCACATGGACGGGCGCCGATCCGCCGATGGCAACCATGGCGAACTCCCGCGGGTCGTATCCGCGCTCCACCGTACAGCGGCGGATGAGGTCGCTCATATGGGCGTTGATGATGCGGAAGATGCCACCGGCCGCCTGGACCGTCGTCATATCCAGCGGCTTGGCGATACGCTCCTCGATGGCGGCGACGGCCTTCTCCTTGTCCAGGGTCATGCGGCCCCCCAGGAAGTACCCCGGGTTCAAATAACCCAGGACCACGTCGGCATCGCACACGGTGGGCTCGGTTCCGCCGAGCCCATAGGCCACGGGGCCGGGAGAGGCGCCCGCTCCCCGAGGGCCGACCTTCAGCAGTCCCGACTTGCCGTCGAGCCAGGCGATGCTGCCGCCTCCCGCCCCGATGGACGCCACCCAGATCTTCGGAGCCAGAATGCTGTAGCGTTCGAACACGGGCTGGAAGTCACGCTCGATAAGCCCTCCCCGCACCAGGCTCACCTTGAAGGTGGTGCCGCCCATGTCGGTGGCCAGAACATTGGGCTCGTCGATCATGTCCGCGATGAACTTGCTGCCCACGACTCCGGCCGCGGGTCCCGATTCCAGGGTTCCTATGGCTTTCCGGGACGTGGCCTCGATGCTCAGCATGCCGCCGTAGGCTTGCATGACGAGAGGGGCGCTCTTGAGTCCGTTGCCGGCGAGCTTTCCCTGAAGACTTCGCATGTAGGCAACGATCTTGGGGGCGATGTAGGCGCTGAAAATGGTCGTCGTCGTACGCTCGTATTCTCCCAGGAAAGGGGCGATGTCGCTGGAGCACGTGACATGGACATCAGGGTGCTTGCGGCCGATCACCTCCGCGACGGCCTTCTCGTGGGCGCTGTTGGCGATGGACCAGAGCAGGCAGACGGCGACGGACTCCACCCCCTTGCCGATCAGCCGCTCGACCCCTTCCTCGATCCGCCGGACATCGGTGTCGATAAGCACCGATCCCTTGTAGTCGATCCGGCCCGGCACTTCTTCCGTGAGCCCGCGGGGGACCAGCGGCGCGGGCTTCTGGAGAGCCGCCAAGTGAGAGGATTCGGTCTCCGTCAGCCCAAGGTGAACGTTACCGCGCATCATCAGGAACGTGTCCGGGAAGCCCTCGGTGACCACCAGCCCGGTGACGGCCCCGGCCCGAGTGATCAGCGTGTTGTCGGCCACCGTGCACGCGTGGAAGAAGAGACGCGTGGCGCCCAGCAGGTCGCCCACGGCTGGAAGCCCCAGGTTCTCCGTCGCATTCTCGAGGGAGTCGACCACGCCCACGGAAAAGTCGTAGGGAGTCGACAGGGCCTTGCCGATGGTCAGCATGCCGTCACTGTCCAGCACCACGCAGTCGGTGAAGGTGCCGCCGACGTCCACGCCGACCATGTATCGACCTCGGGAATCACCCATAACTAGTTGATATATTTGTTGTTTATAAGGATCGTGAACTGTGGATCGCTGAGGGTCCCGATCCGCGTCGTAAGCATACTGTAAGCGGATTCATTCTCGTCCGTGCGCAGTAGAGCGCGGCTCTGTCGCTCTGTCCGTAGACGTTCCGCCAAGCCGTGCTGTTCCGGCAACCGTTCCGTCGAGCCCCGAATCCGTCGAACCGAAGGCTGGCTTCGTTGGTGGAATCGAGGAATTTCTTGCTGTTGTGGCGGTTCACGAGTCTCGGGCGACACCGGAATGGGACCCTGCGGGTAGCCCGATGCGGTGACCCGCGCGACTATCCCGGCGATCTCGTGGATGTCCTTCACGACGTCCCCTTCGATGCCGATGCCCTGGCACATCAATGTTGCGATTTGCCCTGCAAACCTCTAGGAATTGCAGGTTCCCCGTTGACGACACAGTATGTTCCGGTTAGCCTGCCAAGAAGGGCGACCCGAAGGCCAAGGTCGAAGACCCCCAACCTTCGGGCCTAATACTGGCATGGGAAGGACCTTCCCGGAGTAGCCAGTAGGAAGCAAGAGCCTCCACCGACTCTAGTTCCTATCTCGGCTTGCTCCCGGCTGTCAAACGGTTCTTCCCGTAGATTCCCCGCACGGGGAAGGAGGTTTTTTATGGGTCAGGAACCACGTGACACCTACAAGTATCTCTTCAAAGTCGGCAACAGGATCATGCATGGAGGGATAACAAACGACCTGGAGCGCCGAGAGAAAGAGCATCAGCAGGAGTGGCCGAACGGTCACATAAAACAGGTCGGACGTAGGACCACACGGGATGCCGCTCAGGAATGGGAAAAAGAACGCGGCTTCTAGGTTGACATTGGGGGTTGGGCTTGGCGAAACCGGCCTCCATCCCGAAGGGTCTCGGGAAACTACGTCGAGATGAAGCCAAGCCAGGGCTCGGACAAACTGGCCGTCCCCACTACCCGTGGCGCCTTTGGTTCCACGACTCACTTCGCACTTAATCGGACGAAATCGTGACATGGCCGATATGGGATGCACCACAGGCACTCCAGAGCCTAGCGATCAACTTCAATCGGTCTTGCAAGCCGTCGAGACCCAGACCCTGGAACGGTTCGCAGGTTTCGCCCTCGGATCCTTGCTGGGACTACCTTTTCGGCATGCCCGTTCTGGCGACCAGAGAGGCGGCGACGGAGGTACCTCGGGCTTCGGAGACAGACATCTCGTGTTCGAAGCCCGCCGCTACAAGCACAGCACGAGGCTCGACGAGCGGAGCATCCGTGGCGAAATCGATCAGGCCGTTGAACGCCATCCCGATCTTGAAGCCTGGATTCTCGTGACAACCCAAGAGGTTCCGGAACAGGTCCACGATGCGATCGACAGGAAGGCCCACAGCCTTGGAATCGGCGCCATCATCATCGATTGGGCGCGGCACCCACTTCCCAGGCTCGCCGCCCTCGCTGCTAGTTCGCCGGACATCTTCGCCACCGAGTCCGGCCAAGACCTGAGCGCTTTATTGGCGCAAATCGCTCAACTATCAGGCTATGCTCACACGCTCGAAGCCATCCAGACAGAGCTCGAAAGCTGGGTTATTGGTTTCGACGCCGCACGCAACGCCAGTCATGAGCGCGTCCACGAGATTTGGAACTCGCGCCGACGAGCACAGGCCAAGTTCAAGCAGGATGTGGCCGGTGCGGACGACTCTGCCCAACACGTAAGCCGGCCAACCCTAAATTACCGCCTGGACGCTTGGCTCGACGGTCCCGATGACGGTGCGGTTGGTGCGTTGGTCGGTCTCGACGGCGTGGGCAAGACTTGGGCCGCAGTGGATTGGCTCCAACTTAGGCTCGACCGATTACCTATCGTCGTGCTCGCCCCCTCCTCCGCCCTTGGGAGCACGGGCACTGACACCACATCGGTTGAACTAATCAACTTCATCGCCCGGTACCTGCACGATGTTTCAGAGGTGCGTGATGTCTCACACTGGGAGAAACGTGTCCGGCGGCTTCTTGGACGGCCTGTCGATCACGGCCCCGTATTCCTCATCTTCTTCGACGGCTTAAACCAGCTCCCGTCGCACGCCTGGATCAGCGTTCTTCAACAACTTGAAGACGACCCTTTCCATCAACGCACCCGAACACTGATTTCCACGCGCACAACTTTCTTCGAGGATCGTCTCCACCGGCTTCAGAGCCTCATCGCATCACCCCATCGGATCACCGTGGAAAACTACGATCTGAATCTCGGTGGCGAATTTGACCGAAAACTGGATCTCGCAGGGCTTTCTCGAGACGATCTTCCGGATCATCTGGTCCACCATGCAGCGGTTCCGCGTATGTTCGACCTCATCATCCAACTAAGGTCCCAACTCGGGGACGTTGGCGACATCACCGTCCATCGTCTTCTTTGGGCGTACGGTGCATCCGCAGTTCAAGCTTCATCTACAGGAGCTTTCAGTGAAAGGGAATGGCGGCGGTTTCTGTTGGAACTGGCAGCGGACCACAAAGACGGAAGCCATCGATCGACCGTTCAACGTATCGAGGCATTGAGCGCTTCAACCACGCGGACCCCGGATCAGGTTTACCGCCGGGTTTCGGGCGTAATCGATGGCATATTCACCACTCTCGACCAACACGGAGAGCCCCAGTTCGACCCTGACTTCGTGTCTCACGCCCTCGGTCTCGCCCTAGTTGCTCAACTGGAAAATGCCGGTCCCGGCGAACAACCCACAACTGTCCTTGACCGATTTCTTGACCCGATAGCGGGATACGACGGCCGCGCTGAGACCCTTCGGGCCGCCGTGAGTATCGCTCTTCTGAAAGAAGGTGCTCGACCGGCCGCCTGGCTCAGTACCCTATGCACCCGCTGGCTTCATTCGCAGAACCTTCCGGAGAGCCACCTGAGCGACCTAGAAATACTGGCGCCTGAACTTGTGGCGCCGATGCTCGATGTCATTGAAGCCTCCTGCGGGCATTCGCTCACGACGCCAAGGCACCTTGCAATCACCGCCCTAGCCACTGTCGACAAGACCGATGTCCCCGTTGCGTGCGCCATCGCCCAGCGTGGGGTCGAATGGCAAAGCTACATCTCTCTCGAAATGCGAGGGAACAAATCCGATAGGACAGAGGACTCCTTCCATACTCAGCGATGCAAACGCCTTAGAGAACGCGTAGGCACGGCAGAGCCCGGTTCCATCATCGTTGCCAACCGCGAATTCCAGCTTGTCGACTACAGCGCCGAGGATCTCATCATCGCAGCGGCGCAACTCCTTCAGGGGCGTCCTCTCAAGCACACCGTCGAACTTTTCGTGCGAGGGGCGATACATTTTGCACTCGTCGGCAGCGGCGCGGCTCAGGAAACCCAGTCCTGGCTAAACGCGCTCAACACCGTTGATCCTGAAGAAACAGCAGCCGCACTGCGTTCTGCATCGAAGACCATACGGTCCCTTACCCCTGCAGCCACTCATCATCCCGAACTCAACGCTCGGATTGCTTCCATACTCCTGTGGCGAACCGGTTATTCCGAAGATGCCGAAGAGGCATGGCGAACGGATCCCAAAATTGACCACCAACTCGACTACGAGACCGATTACCTTGAAAATCCGTCGCGTTCGTTCTTTCGTCTCGAACGAAGACACGCCGCGTCTGTGCTTCGCGACAGGACACTTGGAATATTTGGCCGGATCGAACGAGCAAGGGATGCTCTACTCGATCCCCACTTGCGGATTCCCAAAGACTTCATCGACGAGCTGGCGTCGGTCTCGGAGAGCTTCGATTTCAGCCGTTCAGCAACGGGGCGAGGCCGTACCCCCGAAGATCTCCGTTGGGAACGTTTGTCTCTCGCTCTTGCACGATGCATCCCGGACCGACTCGCCGACTGCCAGCGCGCACGCCTTCGGCAATACGCGGAACGCCCGACAGACCAACGCTTCGGCTCAGCACTCGCCGCCCCGGAATCCGTGCTCCTGGTAGGCACCGAAGAAAGCAAAGCTATACAAGCCCTGAGAGAGCGAGGCGACGCTGCGTCGGACGAGGATGAACACGCGATTCAAAGCAATTTCCTGATCGCCGAGATCCAGTCCTTTTCGCCCATAGACCAAGTTACAAAGATCGTGAATTCGAACCTGGACACCTTGTTCCTGGAGCTCGGCCGCGCCTGCGAATCGCCGTCCCGGAGCGAACTCGATCATCTCGTCCATTCCTTCTGCGACGACGAGCGCATGCTAAGCCGATTGGCAACCGTTCTCGCAGAGCACGATCTGGATCTGAGCCAACGATCCTTTGACGCCTTCTCTAGGCTCCTATTCTCTGATGATACCGACGGCGCTGCGGCAACCTGGATGCTGCTAGGCTGCAACGATGCTGAACGCTTGGGAAGCCTTCTCGAACGGATAGGCTGGTCATGGTCGTCCTCCAAGCCGCAGATAGAGAACATCATGGGTTCCAGGGCAATTACTGCCTCGAACCGCGGTTCCAGCTTTTCAGACTTCGCGGCACGAATCGCCCCTGCTGAGCTACTAGAGGCCTTGTCGCAGGAAGAGCGGTCAAGAGAAGCCGTAGAACTCGCTGTCGATCTACTCTCCGCCGCGCTCTTCGAATACCCCGGAGGCGCCCCCGAGTCCGGGCTCGACATCTTTCACGACCATGAAGCAGCTTCCACTGGGAACTACAACTTCACGATCGGCGACCTCCTTGAAGAACGCGACGACGAGAATGATGTTCTCTCGTTCTTTGAGGGGGCCAGTCGTCCGGAACAATATGCACAGCGACGACAAGCGATCATTCAGTCGTATGTTGATGCGGTCAGGCAAGCTCGGCAGTCTGGTGCCCAGCTGATTCATGCCAACTTCGACGCCGAAGATTTCGACCTCGTTCTCGATCTCTATCCAGAGGCGTTGAAACGATGGCTTCAAGGCATGGACCCGCCCACCGGTGAGTTCCGAAGGCGGGTCCAACTGGCGGAAGGCTTTTTCGTCGGCTTGTGTGAGGCGGTTCTGAAACGCGATCCGAATCGCGGCGTTCATCTTTGGCGTGCCCTACAACGGTGCCTGAGGACGCGTTTTATCGGCTCCACAGGCATCGATCGGATGAAATACGCCCCTTTTGCTTCACCGTCGTATCCCGAACTGGATCCGATCCTCGAACAGATCTATTCCCTCGACGAATGCCGAACCGATGAAGACCTCCTCGATTTCGTCGTCGCAGCCCGTACTTCCGATCGTGTCGGTTGGTTGCAACGAATGGTTTCCCGCGATGAGACTTCGCCGTGTCCTGCACATAGACGACGGGCGGTGTTCCTTCGACCGTTACTGACCCGACCCTCCATCGCTGGTGATACAGATTGGCCAACCGGTCCGCCGCGAGGCGGATATCGTGAGACACACGATCGTTCCTGGATTATGGGCCAGATGGAGGCTTTCGCGGCCCACTGGCTACAGGAGTTCGTTGAATCCGATACACCCGAGGCTGCCTATTCCTCGTGGCTCCTATTCCTGGCCTGTACCGACCGACGCGCCAAGTCATGGATGTGGGAGATTTATGATCGATACACGGTTGCGAACGGGTCCATTGAGGCCGACAAACGGCGATTTGTTGAGCAGCAACGGCATCGCCTCAAACGCGCGGTGACAGACAACGAAAAGTCGCTACGGCAGACTTTCGCCTCCCAGAGAGTTACGAGTAGCCTGCTGCCATGGAGAGCACGGTAGCAGTGCTTTCTGGCGCCCCGGTCGACACCACCGACGCGCTTTAGACGCTCGAGCATCCCAGCCTTCTAGCCCTTCTGCGACGTGCAGTCCCAATCAATAGGCTTTGAGCCGCACCCGCGATCCTGCTGATATCAGCCTCGAATACGACTCACTCGCCTGCGGCCCCCAGTTTGTCCCGATTCTCGGGTACACCTTCGCGTAAAAACTTGAACAGCGACCGCCGAGCCAAGTCGAAACCCTTGACGAACGCCGCGCCGTTTCTGAACGGCCATGCCTCGCGCGACCCGCTGTGAACAACCGCGGAGCGGGCCTCATACAGACTCCTGACGCTCTCCCTGATCTTTCGCCGATCATCCGCGTCAGTTCCAAGAAAGCCGGAAACCCTGTTCTCCAGCTTTCGCAGTTTTTTCCGTTTGGGCAACTCGTACATACCTTCGAGTGCGATTACGACATCCACGACCTTGTCGTGCATTGCAAACCGGCCATCCCGTCCAAGCGCCTCGGCCAGTCGCGCCACGAAGGGCGCCATCTCCTGGTAGCGCGCGCTCTGGCGTTCCTCGAAAGCCTCCCGCGCCTCGTCGAGCGCCGCTGGCCTCAGCACCGGGCACTCCGCGAAGCCCTCGAAGCCATTCGCCACCCATTTCTGGTAAATCCCCGGACCTTTTCTCCCCAGGCCCAATAGACGAGCCGCAGAACGGTCGATACAACCCGATATCGTTGCGAGCCGCAGCATCGGCGCTGCATGGCTCACGGCGAGCAAGTCCAGGAACGTCTGCGCCTCTGGAAAGAACGGTGCCGGCGGGCAACTCATGGGGTCGTTTACGCTGCCCCTCCGCCTGAATTCCGGCCGCCACCGAAACGGCCTGACCACTGCGGCCACCGAGCGCCATCCGTGGAAGCCGGCGGCCGGCGGGGCGAGTTCTTCCACCAACTCTTGGTCCACGAACCGCCGAACTTCCCCGAACGGAAAGATCGCCATGGCGTCTTCGACGTCGATCCTCTCGCTCACGGTGAGACCATAGAACAGCAATACGTCGCAACCCTCGTCGAGACTGCCCAGCACACCGGCCGCCTTACCATCCCTGGCTGGCGAGAGGAAGGCATTCAGTTCACACACCGCCGTCCGCAACCCGTCGCCCGACAACTCCGCGGCCCGCGCCATTAGCCCCGCAATCAGGCCCCCGGCCGAGATCGACGTCCCCGAGTTCACCAACCGCATCCAGAAATCATTCTCACCCACGATTCGGCCCGCTACCGCCACCCGCTCTAGCTCGGGGTGGGACAGCAAGGCGTGGCGCGCTGGATCGAGGACCCTGCGAAGGGGAGCGTACTCGGCTTCTCGACCGAAGGACAGGCTGTATCGCGCCTCGGCATAGATCACGCGCACGTCATCCAGCGGAAACGGCGTCTCGTCCCGACCGTCGACGATTATCTGCTCGCGCGGATTGTGCTGCCAATGCGCCTGCAGGTAGGGCTCCTGCGCCGATGCCAGCACTCGAAGAGCAGTCACCACCCGGTCAATCCAGTCGCTGGCGTCGAACCCCTTCTCGGTCATTCCGCCTACCCTCAATCTATAGGTCCATGGAATCGATAACCAGCGCGATTGACATTCCGCTGATACTAGGGGGGCGTTTCCGAATCTGACAGCTCCTTATGGATCACCTTCCGCCGGAACACCCGTCAGTCCATACGGGTACCCGCCTTTCTTGCCACGACCGAAAAATTCCGGCAAACTTCAGGACCACAAAACGAGGTCCCGAACGCATTGCGTCTGAGTCGAGGATGCTGAAATGGAACTGTACAGGCTAAGATTCGTCCTGCGGGATCCGTCGGATGAAACCGAAGGCAAGTACCTTGCCGAAATCCCCGACTTGCCCGGCTGCCGAGCTTGGGGAGACACCCGTGCTCAGGCGCTAGAGAGCCTTCAAGGCGTTGCCACGGCTTTCATTGAGTCCTACCGGGACCGAGGCGAGCGGCTTCCGGAAAAGGTTGAAGCAGCCATCGTTGACGCTCAGCACTACGAGGGTCTCGGTGAGGTCATGGTTGCAGTTTGAGGTACGGCGAACTTACGCGCAAGCTGCGCCGACTCGGATGCAGCCTGGACAGGCGCGCCCGCGGCGACCACGAGATCTGGATTCGATCATCGAACGGCCGCAGGACGACATCCCCAACTGGGGCAGCCATGAACTGAAAACGGGAACCGTCAGAGCCATTCTGAGGGACCTCGGCATCACGCATCAGGAATTCGACAGTGCGTAAACCGCAGGCACCGGGCCGACTCAGCGCCGCCGGGTTTGACGTCATTGGTCCTCAAGGCTGGGCGTAAACCGCATGCGCGGTTCCGGAAGGAGGCGCGCCGAAGAAAGGTCTTATAGCTGCGCTACCTCCTGTTACACGGGGAGAACGAAACCTAACCCCCGGCCTGGGCTAATAGCGGATGGGATAGGTCAGTTCTTCGAGTATCGTTTCCTCGACGTTCCCGTCCTCTAGCGCGGTGGCGGTTGTAGGTCGTCTTCGCCTACTTGTCACAGGCCTTCGATCAGAATCGAAAACACCCCGCCGCAATAACGGCGCTACCTGTCACTGAAACTCCACCCGCTCGCCTTCCCCGGACGGCCCATAGGAAACGCTATCCCGAATAGCCCCGCTCCCATCCAGCAGGTCCACCCGGTCGCCGGCATTGTTCAGCGACATCGGCTGGCCCGCACGCATGATCTCTGCGCTTTGTCCTGCCGCGAGTGTGCCAAGTGCATCAAGCGACCATGTGCGCCCCGCCGCATCTCGCAGCGTCCAACCTGTTAGCGACACGGTGGCCAAGCCCGTATTCATGACGGCCGCCGCTTCATTCTGCCGCTCGTCACCCACCGGGTTCGGCAGCAGCCATGCGATCTTGACTGCCGCCTGGCCGTCTGGCCCCGACGCCACGCCCGGAAAATCGAAGCGCACAATGACCGGGAAATGATCCGTCAGTTTACGCGGGTCGTGCCCGTGATCGATGTGCACCCATGCAATGTACTCGGTCAGAGCCCCGGAGATCAGGATATGATCGATGGCCGAATATTCTTGTGGCTCGTCGATGCGTGAATCTTCGTCCCGGTCCCAGTACGACGTATAGCGCTGCGCCTTGGGTACGAATCTTAGCGCGTTCACCAGATCATCATCCGGAGTCCCTGGGTCCATGCCCTGCAACCGCGCCATCACATCCGTGATCGGCGCGTGATCGTTGATGTCGAGAGCGGCTTGTTCGCCCGTGTAGTCGTTGAAGTCGCCGAGGATGATGATGCCGTACCCGGCGGCGGCCAGTTCGCGTGCCTGATTCAATGTGGCATCGGCCTGCGCCTGCCGCTGATGCAGGCGCGATAAGTCCGCCGGCCGCGAAAGGTAGTGAATGCCGATGAGTGCGATCTTGCGCTCGCCCACATCCAGCTTGGCGAAATAGTTCTTCGACACGGATTTGAGTGTGCTTCCACTCCGGCCGGATCGGTCGTCGCGCTCGATCGCGCCGCCCTCGGGATCGATCCTTGTGAGCAGCCCCACATCCTGCCCGGTGAAACTGTCCTTGCCCTTGAGCAGATAGGCCGCGTAGCCCCGCCCCGACAGGAAGGTGGAATTCAGGTGCTCAAGCGCCGTAAGCCCTTCTACCTCGACGAGATTGACAATGTCAGGATTGTGTGCCGCGATGATGCCCGCGATCGCCTGCAACCGTTCGTCCGCCTCATCGGGTGAGTTCTTCCATGCGAAATTCACCTGGCCTTCTTCCGGCGGACGGCCGTCCCAAAGGAACTCGCCGTTAAAGGTCATCACGACCAGCCGGCTTTTATCGGGCCGCCGGTCCGCAGCGTTGCCGTCGAAACCGGCAATGAGAAGAGCAAACAGAGGAAGCAGGAACAGGGTAACCCTCATGGCGCCTCCTAGATCGCGAGGGCGAAGAAGCCTCGCCAAATTTTCCCTTGAGCGCC encodes the following:
- a CDS encoding HEPN domain-containing protein; this encodes MTEKGFDASDWIDRVVTALRVLASAQEPYLQAHWQHNPREQIIVDGRDETPFPLDDVRVIYAEARYSLSFGREAEYAPLRRVLDPARHALLSHPELERVAVAGRIVGENDFWMRLVNSGTSISAGGLIAGLMARAAELSGDGLRTAVCELNAFLSPARDGKAAGVLGSLDEGCDVLLFYGLTVSERIDVEDAMAIFPFGEVRRFVDQELVEELAPPAAGFHGWRSVAAVVRPFRWRPEFRRRGSVNDPMSCPPAPFFPEAQTFLDLLAVSHAAPMLRLATISGCIDRSAARLLGLGRKGPGIYQKWVANGFEGFAECPVLRPAALDEAREAFEERQSARYQEMAPFVARLAEALGRDGRFAMHDKVVDVVIALEGMYELPKRKKLRKLENRVSGFLGTDADDRRKIRESVRSLYEARSAVVHSGSREAWPFRNGAAFVKGFDLARRSLFKFLREGVPENRDKLGAAGE
- a CDS encoding type II toxin-antitoxin system HicB family antitoxin, whose translation is MELYRLRFVLRDPSDETEGKYLAEIPDLPGCRAWGDTRAQALESLQGVATAFIESYRDRGERLPEKVEAAIVDAQHYEGLGEVMVAV
- a CDS encoding hydantoinase B/oxoprolinase family protein, whose amino-acid sequence is MTTNGVVDPITMEILSHRLHQIAREMGITLERVGGTVNTTQQHDYMASLYTADGDVLSGGESLGQHV
- a CDS encoding hydantoinase/oxoprolinase family protein; translation: MVGVDVGGTFTDCVVLDSDGMLTIGKALSTPYDFSVGVVDSLENATENLGLPAVGDLLGATRLFFHACTVADNTLITRAGAVTGLVVTEGFPDTFLMMRGNVHLGLTETESSHLAALQKPAPLVPRGLTEEVPGRIDYKGSVLIDTDVRRIEEGVERLIGKGVESVAVCLLWSIANSAHEKAVAEVIGRKHPDVHVTCSSDIAPFLGEYERTTTTIFSAYIAPKIVAYMRSLQGKLAGNGLKSAPLVMQAYGGMLSIEATSRKAIGTLESGPAAGVVGSKFIADMIDEPNVLATDMGGTTFKVSLVRGGLIERDFQPVFERYSILAPKIWVASIGAGGGSIAWLDGKSGLLKVGPRGAGASPGPVAYGLGGTEPTVCDADVVLGYLNPGYFLGGRMTLDKEKAVAAIEERIAKPLDMTTVQAAGGIFRIINAHMSDLIRRCTVERGYDPREFAMVAIGGSAPVHVARCAAQLGVRKVVIPLTASVHAATGLISADVTYEYGMSDHAVVPLDPARLNGGFDKLCARAAEDLSNAGFAPEDTVILRSVDMRYRYQVNEINVPVPGTGPLREADLEQLCDRFDELYEQSYGKGSGYPEAGREMLSLRVTAVGKLARPAVHKMSLEPGDVREARKERRDVYFEEYEDFTATDIYDFGRLRPGMSIAGPAVIETPVTTIVVNPNDRAEMDAFRNVVIHLG
- a CDS encoding lamin tail domain-containing protein, translating into MRVTLFLLPLFALLIAGFDGNAADRRPDKSRLVVMTFNGEFLWDGRPPEEGQVNFAWKNSPDEADERLQAIAGIIAAHNPDIVNLVEVEGLTALEHLNSTFLSGRGYAAYLLKGKDSFTGQDVGLLTRIDPEGGAIERDDRSGRSGSTLKSVSKNYFAKLDVGERKIALIGIHYLSRPADLSRLHQRQAQADATLNQARELAAAGYGIIILGDFNDYTGEQAALDINDHAPITDVMARLQGMDPGTPDDDLVNALRFVPKAQRYTSYWDRDEDSRIDEPQEYSAIDHILISGALTEYIAWVHIDHGHDPRKLTDHFPVIVRFDFPGVASGPDGQAAVKIAWLLPNPVGDERQNEAAAVMNTGLATVSLTGWTLRDAAGRTWSLDALGTLAAGQSAEIMRAGQPMSLNNAGDRVDLLDGSGAIRDSVSYGPSGEGERVEFQ